A genome region from Thermogemmata fonticola includes the following:
- the trxA gene encoding thioredoxin, with the protein MASPNVVELTEQNWHEHVGGDTLVVVDFWAPWCGPCRVLSPIIDRLADRYAGKVKVAKLNVDENPNLAVKYDVMTIPRIIFFKGSDRPLYQEVGLVSEDHLARLIDKYK; encoded by the coding sequence ATGGCCAGTCCCAATGTGGTCGAATTGACCGAGCAGAATTGGCATGAGCATGTCGGCGGCGATACGCTGGTGGTGGTGGATTTCTGGGCCCCGTGGTGCGGCCCCTGTCGGGTCTTGTCGCCGATCATCGATCGCCTGGCCGACCGCTACGCGGGCAAGGTTAAGGTCGCCAAACTCAACGTCGATGAAAACCCCAATCTCGCGGTCAAATACGACGTGATGACCATTCCGCGCATCATCTTCTTCAAGGGGAGCGATCGCCCGCTCTACCAGGAAGTGGGATTGGTGTCGGAGGATCACCTGGCCCGGC